The genomic stretch tgatgggatttgtagttttgtcacagctggagtgccaaggttagccatcactgctctatggcATCCGATGTGAATATGACATTACAATAAAATTGCATTAGTAATTTGATTATATTGTTTGACGCAGTGCACCAGTGTGAACCCGAACTTAACTGGGTAAAATAAGTTAGCTACTTGCTTAGGTAGAGGGAAGTctatggatggtccagaggctactCATGGTCTACTTGACCCCACCGCTGCTGTACTTAGACCCTTTGAACATATCCCACATGAGCTTTCCAGGTATGTTTTTGTGGCCGCACTCCCCGCCTCATTACATGGGTACAAGCAAGCAATTACGCGAACGGCGTTTAGTCACGGCCGATCGGTTCTTTAAGATCCGCAACGACTCTGTGAAAAAGTTCAGGGTTTGCATGACTTCCCGTTCACACCTGTCGCATATACCTGCTGGCAGGGAAGATGAAGTAAAATGGATCGGGGAGCTCTCGTCGTCATGGGACATCGCTGTGATCCATCTTCTTTTGCCacaaggtgagtattcagcttaagtgGGTGAGACAACGGCAGCTTCCATCAGACAGGTGTTTAGCTGAGTGAcggataaaggtgcccatacacttgtcgatcaccagatttgaccatcagatagatctctctctggtaaaaatctgatcagagagggatctattgctgccACATACTGTACACAAATCGGCATGAAATCTAATGGAAAGCTGTGGAGCCACCTCCACCTGATGGGCTCTTAAGTCCCCCTGGGCTGTGCAGAGCATTGCAGCAGAGCGTACATTCATCTATCCACCAgcatgcctcctcctgtgtcttctctccatggcTCCGGGGTGCCTGTTTCCTGTGATCcaatggaatgggggggggggggggggggactggccaGGGGTCCGTTGGTTGGATAGTGGCTGGCTATTGTAATGGTTTAAggtttctgcctctgacacagaagacctgggttaaaatctcggctcttcctgttcagtaagctagcacctattcagtaaggagttcttgggcaagactccctaactctgCAAACCTAACTCCCTAACTCTGAATTACCAGCATTCGGAAGCcaatttacctgtgttaatagtTTTTATATGGACTTGAAATCCCCGCCTCTTGTCTAAAGTCGGGCCtgggacattttttttctttcctcaagataggtgcaaaggatgctgggggattgatgtcataacacCACCTCTCATGTCCATTTGATctaatccagacagacagacatctgaaataagaattatagcaaacagacagaATAAGACAGGCTTCAGCAGttttcctgtctcttctctctcctacacactgtgaaaagagaagtaatttgatctaGGAAGGCGGAGGGACAGGGGAGGgaaccaggctggaggggaggactcATACCGAGTGTGTACTTTAGCATGAGGATAAAGAAGCAAGTGCTGCTACAtaaataaatgtgagtctgttctatccactacgaTGTACCAGATGTTAACTTTATATGTTTATCTAACTGTACACCATAGATAGACTacgtatatgtattgccattcaaacctttttttGGCCGGAGGTGCTCTCTAAACTCCAACATTGAAAAAGGCAAATTCTAGTACTTTACGGAACCTTCCCAGTCCTCAGTCCGTTCCAGTGTTCCTGAGCTCTGCCCCGTTGAAGTTATTTGACCTGCAAGATCAGCTCTTCAGTACTCCTCTGGCAGATTTTTTAAGTATTCACGCccccaagtacttctgaagatgattgtatccatactgtgcatgtgtgagcccGGACGCAAGTGCACGCTACAGGTGCACTTGTCTGAGGAGTACTGAAGGCTGCCAGAGTAGTCTCAAAGACCTATACGATCTTGCAGGTCGAATAACTTCAATGGGGGACAGTGCAGGAAATAAGGCCCGGTTTACACTtctagcagacccaaaccaaacattttttttttaaaattcaaaatatttacttgcaccactctgacacatacaaagttaaataaacacttcttcaagcctatgagcatttcagtgcatgcttttcactcttcttttttcataactagggttatacaggtggcagccattagttcTGAGCTTATCCAGctggatggatagtgtaatggttaagggctctgcctctgacacaggagaccagggttcgaatctcggctctgcctgttcagtaagccagcacctatttcagtaggaggccttaggaaagtctccttaacactgctactgcctatagagcgtgtcctagtggctgcagctctggcgctttgagtccgccaggagaaaagcgcgatataagtgtcttttagtaggaggttttagatcatgagtgtgtttgtcatcagctaccctccctcccaggagtgtcatctatgtgaaatctcacacaagctgagatcacctaccctgtgacatcatcattagcagcctgtgttttgtttatctcctccaccagtgtgccggattctgtcccggcaatatgaaaggaagggaggggttcctctaataaatataaaatattttatatttgtcatcatgcagctgaaaaaaggctgctatttattattataatttagaaaatagattttatttctgaaatcttgtatttttaatttgggtccactttaatcagttggtacgcgttttttttttttcttctccatagcagtgcattgtgaaaaagattttagTTAAAACGTGTTAAGAGTGAAAGGTgcgataggaaaacatgggcattactttgaaaatcagttgtcctttcagttataactgagagcaactgcttAAGTGTAAAGGGGCCTAATATGGAATGGACTGAGTGGGAAGACTCCATGGTATCCTGAGTCTTCCATCTGCATAGGTATGTTTCTAAtgaagtgagtttcctcactGCAGCTTTCTCTGGTGTTCTCTCTAGATGTTTTGGTAGCCTATCAGCAAAACACCTTTGCATTCCTGGCCTGCAAAATAAATCAAAATACAGCATGTTGTTCCAGTGGaacttaacttaaagagacacaaaagtctttttttaccttaatttctTATCCAGCGGCATCAGCATTAAATCCTAAGCAGATTTTTTGCATCCCTGGGGCAAAACAAGTGATTTATGGCTtagaaatagacctgcaaagttccccgactttgcaggtcacagattgtgctgccctggggaggcagagctttgtgcagtagctctgaacctctccagtcaatctctgcagatctccgactctccccacccctctcagtgaaagaagacagaggggcggggagaggtaggGATCAGAGATTGaccggagaggaggcagagctactgcacacagctctgcctcttacaaGAAGAAGGATGCGTGCCCTGGAACTTTGCAGGGTTATTTCTAAGCCATAAATCACTCATGTTGCCGCTGGATTTAATGCTGATGCTGACTGGATAATAAATTAATGTAAGAAAAGACTTTAGTGCCTCTTTAAATTTATACTACTTGTTCTACCTATTTGGGGTTTTTTCCCCACTTGCCATGTACTGAAAAAGTATTTTGCAGATAAGtgtcttgattcactaaacctacTGCGCACTATCATCACGGGTTAATATAAGCGTGCGCTCGCTCCACGCAGTCCTGTCAGAGAAGGATCGCACGTAAGTTAAGAGCCCATGCTTCAAACTGGTGCGTAATGTGCTCGTAGCATGACCGCGATAATTCACTAGCGCGGCCACGACTACATTAATTAATGTATTAGCGGACGTAGTAGCAgccgcgctagtgaagtatcgcagtcGTACTACGACTACATAAGTTAATAGCGCACGCTGCACTGACAGGACCGCGTGTAGCATGCGCTAATATTAACCTGTGCTTTTTGTGCGCGGTAGGTTTAGTGAATAAAGCTTCGGATGAGAAAACATCTCTTGTAAGAGAACTTAGTAGAAAAGTTTATGTATTCTGGCCAAGGTGAGACAACTAATGaggtaagttgttttttttatggcATAATTATAGCTTCAGAAATAACTCCTGACAAAACACACGATAGGAAGAAGCTGACGTACTTCTGTGAGAGCAAAATTCTGTATAAACAAAGACTAAATGCAAACGGTAATCATAAGATCTAAAGTCCACAGTAACACTGAAATGTTTGAAGCATCAATAAGGATAAACATTGATGATATTCAGGTTTTTTATATGTATTATTTACCCTACATGTGACACTTGGCATTGATCTACAGTCACCATTCATGCATAAGTTTGGCTCCCTCCCTTTTACATGTGTAAAGTTCACCAGATTTTCAGAAAAGaaggaagaccgagagcccaatatagtgtagtatgtattagtaGAGAATGGAAGGTATAATGAaacgtaagtaatatactcacaaaccagggttgcctctgAAGCAACCACTgttaaggcaggtggggagaacaagcctgtccccactcaggagtaaaacgtcgctctcCGTGGATTTTCAGGATCACAACCGAGTCCTTCATCTGGACTGTCCATGACACAATCAGATCATGGTGCACCCTGTGATATGAATGTATATTTTATTCATACATAATATATAGGTAAAAAATGTGatgagactcttccatcacccctcttccaccaccaggcggTGCTGCACCAatgacaccatcccctgggttacattcacatgtcatatcatgtgatcagaactcaGAAGAGGATTTCTGCATTGCAGTGCCGCGAGTGGAGGAGAGGAGTAGCCGATTCAGGGACCACAGGCAGACCTTAAGGCCTGGTTTCTGTCTATGCAATTCCAGATGTGTTTAGGAAACGCAGAGCAACGCGTTCAGGAGGGACATCAGAACGTGAATAGACTGCGCTGTCCGGTGTTTCCATGAATCTCACAACCCATTGTTGCATGCATTTCAATGCTTTCACAAGGGCGATTCCATTCATTATGATGAACTGCGCCAGAGAAAATTTCAGAGCAATGCAGTGCCATGCGTCGTGGTTACCATCTGCATTGCTTGCACTATTACGATTTGCTGTACAACCCCCAAGCCGTTTGCTTAAAAAGACACTTAAgtcagaaataaaaaataatttttacttgCCTGGCGCTTCTAACAGTCCCCTGCAGCGGTCCCGTTGCCTTCGCAGTCACacacagagcctccggtcccccgcagccggctagtttcgttttcgctgacagggagTCGGTAGGCTTTCTGCTCCTGCGCAGGGCTCACCACACGTATCCTCCTTCATGTTCCCATTCTCAATaacgtcctgcacaggcgcaagacGCTATTGTGGATGGGAACGCGAATAAAaatatgcgtggccaggcctgccagagaaaacaaaactagctggtggcgggggtccggaggctccgtgagtgactgtgagggcacggaatggctgcagggggctggtagaagccccaggaaagttaacCTGATGTgtgcgttgtttttttttttcctgtctcttTAACGTTCCGTGAGAAAGTAAAATGAAGAGAACCACCTATCACAGTGCGATGTTCAGTAGCAGCTGCTATAGCAGACTTGTTATATTCAGATCTCTTAGTGCCAGGCATGCAGCTATAATAATCTGTTACCCTGTTACTTTTATTCCTTCTTGGAGTAAACACTTTATTCATTAAATTCAATTAGTGCATTATACAGTAAGTAAATTACACAGTTTCAGTAAAGTGCAGGGAGTTCCTGCTGTCCTCCTCACCTGAACCGTGGCTAAGCACAGGAATTGTTGATTCAGCCAAACATTACTATTGCCATTACTGATAGCAAGGATGGCATACACCAATACTAAAAGCAACATCTTATTGGGAAGAAACCATAACTTTAATCCGGCTGTCTGTGGAAAAAGTCTGTAGACTAGGTCTAAAAATTAACAGGTTGGACAGCAGATatgtttcaatttttttcccccttaataACCACCAAAGCACCCCCAGAAGTTCACCATTTTTGGCCTTTCTCTAAAGATTTAGTATGTGGCTGTGTAGTTTTTGATTGAGGCCCATTTTACACTTGCACTGAAATCCTGCGTTGCATTaacctgttttaccgcagggtaacgcaatggTAGTGGGGCCTGGCACACTTAACGCGTTGCACCAGAAGTGCCTGATCTGAATCCATGGCAGCGCAGCTGCAGCAGAAGTAATGTAACACAATGGGCAATGCAGGAACTTTAAATACGATGGCGGCACTCATGCGCGGAATGACGGTAATAAGATGGGGAAACCCAGAAATCCCAGTGATGTATTTTCTGTCCAGGAACTACGACactaggtggggggaggagggtgacgctatgtatatgaccctgtcggcgcattctgctgcagggtcaaaaccacatTTCAGGTGTAAAACCATCCTGAAATGGTAcctataataatgaggacaggggCATAGCTGGGTCACGATGGTAAAGTCTGAGATGGACAAACGGCAATTATGCATGTGTGGATCTTTGGTAATGTCAGTGGCTATATATGAGACTCTGTAACTAGCAAGCTGACTGCCACTGAACCATAGCTTCTAGGACAAGTAGGATACattgatctgtggccagaaatggCCCAAGGCTCTGTAACAAACAAGTCCCTGGTGGATAATTTTATCTTTTATAGCTCAATAGCATACGTAGTGTATCATTATAGCTCTTGCATTTTGATTGATCAAAAAGAAATACCTGCCTTATGTACAAAATGTGGTCTAATAGAAAAGAAGTACTTGTTTCATTTACAAATCTGAatgtaaaatgacattttagaGGCTGAATGGTCAGACAACGGGGGCATCTTTTATACAGCAGGCACACAGAGTAGTTTAAAATGCAGTATTGGCTATAACAGTACATATAACAATTTCAGTATCTGCTGAATTAATTCCTCTTGTGTTGTTGGGATGTTTTCTTTGATTTGTGGCTTGTGTGCTTTCTTTAGAATACCATGGATGTCCTGGAGGAAGAATTGAAGTGCCCCATCTGCCATTGCGTCTTTGAAGACCCGAGAGTCCTACCTTGCTCTCATAACTTCTGTAAGAAATGTCTAGAAGGTGTCCTTGAGGGCAATTCTAGGCCAATGTTATGGAGGCCTTCGTTATTCAAATGTCCAACCTGCCGTAAAGAAATTTCAACCATGGGTGGCAACAGTCATCAGGTGAACTACGTGCTGAAAGGAATTGTGGAAAAATATAACAAGATCAAGGCTGCTCCAACAATGCCACTATGTAAAGATCACACTGGACAACCCCTGAACATCTTCTGCTCTACAGACTTAAAGCTGATCTGCGGTTTCTGTGCTACCAGCGGAGAACACAAAGACCACATCTTTTCCTCTTTTGATGATGCCTACAGTCAGGAAAAGCGCTCCTTGGAGACCCTGTGTCGGGGTTTTGAACGCTGGCAAAGCATGGACATCCAAACCCATTTGGATCTACTGGAGTCCAGCAAGAAAGAAGCTCTTCAATTGCTGACGAAGGAGTCCGACAAAGTGAAGGCTTATTTTGAGAAGCTGCAGCATTTACTGGAGCAGAAGAAAAATGAAATCCTCTCCGATTTTGAAACCATGAAACTTGAAGTCATGCAAGCTTACGACCCAGAAATCAACAAAGTGCACACGATTATAAATGAGAAGAAAAAGGCTTGTGACATCGCTGAGGACTTTAAGAACATCACAGATCCGTTTCAGTTCCTTCAGAGAATGGAAGAGTTTCGGGAAAAAATCCAGCGCATCAGAGCGCCCTTACCATCCGCTGCAGATATAGCCGCTATTTCTTGCATGAAAAATTTCGATACCAGTATGTGGGATCATTACAGAATTATAGATGTGGATAAACTATGTTTGCCACAGAAGACACCAGTCAGACGTCAAAGGATTCATTTGAAATTCCCCTTTTCCTTCAGATCCGTAGCTCTAGCAGTATTGCTTCTAGTGTTAATGTTGGTGGCAGTTTATGTAGAGCCACATATTGACTTTAGCCAGGTCTATGATGACTACCTGCAGCCAGTGATTGCTTACTCATCAGACACGGCCGTTTGGATGGCTCAGAAAACATCCGTTTACTGGGAGCAGATTGCAGAACAGACATGCTTAGTTGCTGAAATCTTGAATAAGTATTGCAGGATGTTACTGGAGCAAGTGGCACTTTATATCTGTAAATACCGAATGTAACATCTTTCACAACTACTGGGTGAAAGTGGGCAAAGAGAATCTATTTAAATCAATCTATGAGGGTGCGTTGTTAAAGGAGATGACAGCTTAGTGAACATCTTTTCCATTCAAGCCCTCAGTTATACATGCAgagtaataaaataaattaaacctAAAAGTTCTTGCTCAGCATTATTTAACTGCAGATCTTATAGGACAATTCCCTCCCCATGGCTTAATTCTCTTGAGAGGTCTTCTCTGTACACCTCCAGCATACTCCTagtcagggctggtgcttccataGAGTCAAACTGGGCAATGGCTCAGGGTCTCAAACTCCTTTGGGGCCCTACAGGTCAGGAACTGTAAAGGTCATACGTTTGTCAGTACAGCATGAAAATGTAAAGGGCCCCAAATTTAgttttgcccagggccccattttacCTGAAACTGTCCCCGATCGTAGTATAACACTATCTCAATACAACTATGTAAAGCAAGTACTGTATAATCGAACACAAggaatccagcacaggagatttgggcacagccggtgccaccataggccgttaTAGGAATTACAGGTATAGCagcacacagggagtaacttcggcgccgtcagaagacagagttgtagttacttttaaaacactgtaataattcggccaccagcaatagctggaagctgaattacatcattccctactaTCTACGTGCACCTGGaaggagaatagtaattaacgccacctggacttgtgcagcagcaggataagccatatatcagctgtatcctgtgcccaagtctcccggcggcgattacTCAGGAGTCAGATGGAAGATGCAAGCAGCTATCGCTCACAGACATACTAACAACGCAGACTGTGCACCCCACACACTTATTCAAGGTGCACATCTCATGGGGGGCTAGGATAGGAGGAATCCTAAGCTGAATGCTCTACTTGACCCCATGCATAAGCCAACTTCCCAACTATTAGCTCATATTTATACTGTAGTACAAAAATGGCTTCTTATCTGTAACTACATTCTGTAATTCAGTTTAAATAATGTCCtactaaatgcatataaaatggtTCCCGAACATGGCCTTAAGCATCTATTCTAATTTTGTAATTAAATACACTATTATATACACTAAATACACCATTTATTTTCTACGCTGCTACTCTTCAGCTACCACCTGTGTTTTTACGACTTGTGTATTAGTGGTGAGTCAGATGATGCTGTTCTGGTAATGAATTGGGCTTGCTGTGGTTCAGTCTCTGCCACACCCGCGTTGTGTGCTGTCACACCCTGCCTGTGGGAACTGCACAGCAcaaagctgggaatccacactgttcACTTCTGTCTATTACTAGACAATAAGTCCTGATGAGGGTGGCTGGGGAAGCTGAAGTTCTGTAGTAAAAGGAATAACCGAAgggaggcagggagcacacttgtctatgcagaaaaccatgagttttctgtcatgtgcgctTCTGCAGTTTTATGTTATATtatttgcagtggcgtagctaaggagctgcaggccccgatgcaagttttacattggggccccccaagcactctacataactgatacggcgcaccaaaacctgccaatggcaactacagtgtcaggggtgcaagaaggggatggagaacagtttggtaatgattaccaccattcaaagtatctatagaagtgattattattagcacaggaatagaggtaatactgtagttgcgggagggcccctctggcccaagggccccgatgcggtagcaacatctgcaacccctattgctacgcccctgattatgTGCCTTTTTTCATGTTTGTTTTGAATTTTCAATATTTATATTCAGTAAGTGAAAACAATACATTATCAGAAAATGATTttacaaaatgcatgcgtttttattTCACATAGGAAAGCATTGCATGCGAACAGCATGAAATATGTGGGAAGAAGGAACGTTCGGTGCAATTTTAAAACGTATATAAAAAAAGATGCGATTCTTGTGTGGTCTATAGACTTACACTGTATGCGACTTTGGATGTGTTTTCCACTATGCGACAAAACATGTGCAATTCACATAAGTGTGCCCCTGCCTAGGTGTGGACTGGCTGTCGAATAGACATAATTGGTAGCTAGGGGAAGATAAAGGAGAACGGCCTGCAACGCATCTGACTACTTTTTCTTATTAGaacatttttgttaataaagttagttTATTGTAATAATGTACGCTATTATGCAGAATCTACATTGCCAATTGGCAACCACAGTAAActtctgtattctctgattggcctaatacttctaAGACTTCTgatttggcctaaaatttccaagtCCCAGTAATGCAGGATTACCGATTTCTGCGGCGAACAGATAATTCTGGAATTCAGAAAGTCATCCCTAGTTGCAGATGTTTTTCATACTGTGTGCTCCTACTGGATTTTTGGGATAAATctgtaagctatgtacacactttagatatgtggttatgattattttagctaataaaaatttagtgtgtgtacaggtaTCTTTCAGTGTCGATGGCCTCTCCTGTAGCTATCAGCCCTATCAGATTATTGTCCCCAGATTTTTATTTTCCATGTGGGACTCTCTTTGCCTCTTgtgcctcttccctctccaaagagCAGAACATGCTTATCCATACAGTCGTCCCAAAACTGCAGATTGCTTTGGGCAACAAATCGTGCAGGTGTGTCCATAACTTTATCCCCTGCCATGTTGTTTGTGATCTGAATTTCAGCCTAGGGTTATTTGAGCAGTGCGTTTCCTTCCATGTTGCCTAGTGGAGTTGTTACACATCTTGTGGCAGCAGCGTTGTCTAATGTGTAAAGACCTCATCCCTCTGCTTTCCGCATTAGGACCTCTACTATCATGCCACAGGCTGATTCTCACACTCACATACACTGACATTGTAAAGCCATAGCAAAAGAAGCTCAATCCCTGTTCTATCAGTTCTGCCCATGCACCACACACCCTTCTCTTTGATGGCATTGTTGGTGATATTTTCTCCAAAGATGTTCACTTTGAAAACTGACAGGTGTTGTCTTCTCAGGGTGGTCTTATATTGATCTCAGAAAAGACACACCTCGTCTTTCTGGTTTTCTCCTGACTCTTTCAAAGCTGAAGATGCTGAAGAGGTTGTTGCGGACAGCTGTGTTCTCAGCATGCATCTTTCTTCATGGTAAAGTGTGCAGGTGCATGGGCCCCGCAAATACTTCTTCAGGCATCTGTACCTTGTGTGTTATGGCTCTGGGAGACTCAGAGGACagaatcccctattgctatgccactcttGCCTTGAAGTGGTAGATTCCCAAGTTCAAATGCCAGTCAGAATACCATTTACATGGAGTTTGCATGGGCTTCCTCTAGGTCATAAATAGTCAGACTCTGGcccacagagccatcaaatttggctcgCAAAtggtttcctcactttgcatGATGCTTTGCCCACtcgtctagaccaccagggaagctatattagagGTGAAGCGGTATCGGgaaggcactagacaccagagaactgtatagaagAGGGGCTAACTAGACACCCGGGAATTGTTTAGGGGTGCAAaggggggggccactagacaccagggaactgtataagggagggaggggactaCTAATCACcacggaactgtataggggaggaaggtgggccgttagacaccagggaactttaaaagggagggaggtggccactagacattgaagtTGGTTTCAGTGTtagatttcagcccactttgtatttgagtttgacacccctgctctagttgCTCCAGTTCTCGCCTATATACCCAAAACATGCCACTGCCATGTTTAACTGTCTTTCTCTGAAATAGACTCCAGCCTGTAGTAGTCACATTAGATTATGAACCTAAGAAAGGATAGTAAGTAATGTGACTGGTACAAAGTACTCTGTAGATTGCTGAAGAAAACATCTCACTGCCAtagaaatacattataataatcaCAAGAGTAGGTTTAGCGTTCTGCAGTCTGTGACGCTGGAGGCCTGTTTTTGCACAGACTGTAAGGAAACACCGGTGTTCTTTATGTCCACGTCATCCAGTAAGGTTTCTCTGTTCATGTTTCCATCAGTATTGAAGTACAATCCGGATCAGTTAGTTTCAGCACACTAGATGACTTAGCTGTGCTTTAGGTAAGGGTTGCTGTATTTCCTTTATGTAAAAGCTCTGAGCTTATGCTGTAAATGATAATTGCTCATCCTTGACTCCTCTATCTTCTCACTTATGTGTTACCAGAGCCTCCTGGGAGTCACAGCAACGCTCAGAGTACACAGAGAAAAGAGCTAgtatattaaagagtaactgtcaggctgcagaagctaatttaaacctctattctcctgtgttaaacagtttagaaggaagcccaaaagcaattagtgaagataaaaatctcagttacctttgatgtgtgcttatcagcaagtctgttattcttaagaagacgcaagccacattccatactgcaaagcattctggggctctcccctcggctgctaatgagacgttacagcagcttgtaatcgcgtagcactgataaatctcgggcagagtacactgcaggagtcagctattgttcctagccacatggctcattaatattcactgcacactgtgttgttcaagtaagagcttatctgtgatcaggaagcaggcaggacatgacgacacatttgacagaaaaacatggagcctgccatgagctgtcaggagcatctatctctgcatatacta from Hyperolius riggenbachi isolate aHypRig1 chromosome 2, aHypRig1.pri, whole genome shotgun sequence encodes the following:
- the TRIM13 gene encoding E3 ubiquitin-protein ligase TRIM13 isoform X1, translating into MILITQNTMDVLEEELKCPICHCVFEDPRVLPCSHNFCKKCLEGVLEGNSRPMLWRPSLFKCPTCRKEISTMGGNSHQVNYVLKGIVEKYNKIKAAPTMPLCKDHTGQPLNIFCSTDLKLICGFCATSGEHKDHIFSSFDDAYSQEKRSLETLCRGFERWQSMDIQTHLDLLESSKKEALQLLTKESDKVKAYFEKLQHLLEQKKNEILSDFETMKLEVMQAYDPEINKVHTIINEKKKACDIAEDFKNITDPFQFLQRMEEFREKIQRIRAPLPSAADIAAISCMKNFDTSMWDHYRIIDVDKLCLPQKTPVRRQRIHLKFPFSFRSVALAVLLLVLMLVAVYVEPHIDFSQVYDDYLQPVIAYSSDTAVWMAQKTSVYWEQIAEQTCLVAEILNKYCRMLLEQVALYICKYRM
- the TRIM13 gene encoding E3 ubiquitin-protein ligase TRIM13 isoform X2, with translation MTANTMDVLEEELKCPICHCVFEDPRVLPCSHNFCKKCLEGVLEGNSRPMLWRPSLFKCPTCRKEISTMGGNSHQVNYVLKGIVEKYNKIKAAPTMPLCKDHTGQPLNIFCSTDLKLICGFCATSGEHKDHIFSSFDDAYSQEKRSLETLCRGFERWQSMDIQTHLDLLESSKKEALQLLTKESDKVKAYFEKLQHLLEQKKNEILSDFETMKLEVMQAYDPEINKVHTIINEKKKACDIAEDFKNITDPFQFLQRMEEFREKIQRIRAPLPSAADIAAISCMKNFDTSMWDHYRIIDVDKLCLPQKTPVRRQRIHLKFPFSFRSVALAVLLLVLMLVAVYVEPHIDFSQVYDDYLQPVIAYSSDTAVWMAQKTSVYWEQIAEQTCLVAEILNKYCRMLLEQVALYICKYRM